One region of Roseovarius faecimaris genomic DNA includes:
- a CDS encoding DUF2059 domain-containing protein, whose product MMPMRSVLSRFRALVPVLAFAVLVLQSLSAEAEDRAKLEAFLTVTGFDVALDSIALSAEHAPEMLGMSQSDFGSSWSMMAEQVFARERMHGMAMDMLASTLSDELLTHAADFYASDLGQRLVEVENASHLADDDMKAEAGEALLVQYRADDPARVKVLEDLVGAVDSGEHGVRAIQEVQIRFLMAASHAGVLDGEIDEGALRAIMAENAEELRESIAASSLVSTAYTYQDFSDEELEIYVSALRQDEMQQVYELMNAIQHEIMANRFEHLADRMAGVHLGEEL is encoded by the coding sequence ATGATGCCGATGCGATCCGTTCTTTCCCGTTTCAGGGCCCTGGTGCCCGTTCTGGCCTTTGCGGTGCTGGTGCTGCAGAGCCTGTCGGCCGAGGCAGAGGATCGGGCAAAGCTCGAAGCGTTCCTAACCGTGACGGGCTTTGATGTGGCGCTCGATTCCATCGCGCTCTCCGCCGAACACGCCCCGGAAATGCTTGGGATGAGCCAGAGCGATTTCGGCAGCAGCTGGAGCATGATGGCCGAGCAGGTCTTTGCCCGCGAGCGGATGCATGGCATGGCGATGGACATGCTGGCAAGCACACTGTCCGACGAGCTTCTGACCCATGCGGCCGATTTTTATGCCTCCGATCTCGGGCAGCGGCTGGTGGAGGTGGAAAACGCCTCGCATCTTGCCGATGACGATATGAAAGCCGAAGCGGGCGAGGCTTTGCTGGTGCAATACCGCGCGGACGATCCGGCGCGGGTCAAGGTGCTCGAAGATCTTGTTGGCGCGGTCGACAGTGGTGAACACGGGGTGCGCGCGATCCAGGAGGTGCAGATCAGGTTCTTGATGGCGGCCTCGCATGCGGGGGTGCTGGATGGAGAGATCGACGAAGGCGCGCTGCGCGCGATCATGGCCGAAAACGCCGAGGAACTGCGCGAAAGCATTGCCGCATCGAGCCTCGTCTCAACCGCCTACACCTATCAGGACTTCAGCGATGAAGAGCTCGAGATCTATGTCTCCGCGCTTCGGCAGGATGAAATGCAGCAGGTCTATGAGCTGATGAATGCCATCCAGCACGAGATCATGGCCAACCGGTTCGAGCATCTGGCCGACCGTATGGCAGGCGTGCATCTGGGGGAGGAGCTGTGA
- a CDS encoding recombinase family protein produces MRKTRCAIYTRKSSEEGLDQNFNSLDAQYEACAAYIASQRHEGWVLVKDRYDDGGISGGHLDRPALQQMMADIDSGRIDRIVVYKIDRLTRSLTDFAKLVETLDGAGASFVSVTQSFNTATSMGRLTLNVLLSFAQFEREVTAERIRDKIAASKKKGLWMGGNVPLGYVAADRTLCIVSKEAETVRALFDLYEQLGTVTSVTKEAAKLGLRSKRRIGRDGTPRGGSIMGRGQVHHVLSNPVYAGRIRHKEKVHEGQHAAIIDPDRFDAIQTRLKDRSAKLRNKPAAAHLSPLAGKIFDETGDRLTPSHACKGGKRYRYYVSRRLMTGASDDGTGWRLPADRLERDLASSVQKHLVECIDRGDIAESRVHVIGRLRAYTDALGLQVLSIVGETRLADGAVAIDLDPGEIARRLQIARTSISSEALSLRLPFRQRRRGVENRLVIGAGQPARDDILISNIARASAWREALCMGEDLATIAARDGIAVNYLGAMLNFAFLSPKLVRLILEGRQPPILTTNWIRRHGLPASWAEQDNILAQL; encoded by the coding sequence ATGAGAAAGACCCGCTGTGCGATCTACACCCGCAAGTCGAGCGAGGAGGGGTTGGATCAGAACTTCAACTCACTCGACGCGCAGTATGAAGCCTGCGCGGCTTATATCGCTAGCCAGCGCCACGAGGGCTGGGTTCTGGTCAAAGACCGATATGACGATGGCGGCATATCAGGCGGGCATCTCGATCGCCCGGCACTGCAACAGATGATGGCAGACATCGACTCAGGCCGCATCGATCGGATCGTCGTCTACAAGATTGACCGGCTGACGCGGTCGCTCACAGACTTTGCAAAGCTCGTCGAGACGCTCGATGGGGCAGGGGCGTCCTTTGTCTCCGTGACCCAGTCCTTTAACACGGCAACCAGCATGGGGCGGCTCACGCTGAACGTGCTCTTGTCCTTCGCCCAGTTCGAGCGGGAAGTGACCGCCGAGCGCATCCGCGACAAGATCGCTGCGTCGAAGAAGAAGGGCTTGTGGATGGGGGGGAATGTTCCACTCGGATATGTGGCTGCAGACCGAACACTCTGTATTGTGTCAAAGGAAGCAGAGACGGTTAGGGCACTCTTCGACCTTTACGAACAACTGGGCACGGTGACGTCGGTCACAAAGGAAGCCGCGAAGCTCGGATTGAGATCAAAGAGACGGATTGGCCGAGACGGAACACCGCGCGGCGGATCGATCATGGGTCGCGGCCAGGTCCATCACGTGTTGTCGAACCCAGTCTATGCAGGGCGCATCCGCCACAAGGAAAAAGTGCATGAAGGCCAGCACGCAGCGATCATTGATCCCGACCGTTTTGATGCCATCCAGACCCGGCTGAAGGATCGCTCGGCCAAACTACGCAACAAGCCTGCCGCAGCCCATCTATCACCGCTGGCGGGCAAGATCTTTGATGAGACCGGAGATCGTCTGACCCCGTCGCACGCCTGCAAGGGTGGCAAACGTTATCGCTATTATGTCTCCCGGCGACTCATGACCGGAGCATCCGACGACGGCACCGGATGGCGGCTTCCGGCGGACCGGCTGGAGAGAGATCTTGCCAGCTCTGTGCAGAAGCACCTCGTGGAATGCATCGATCGCGGTGACATCGCGGAGAGCCGCGTGCATGTGATCGGGCGACTTAGGGCGTACACGGATGCACTCGGGCTTCAGGTACTGAGCATCGTAGGAGAGACAAGGCTTGCGGATGGTGCCGTTGCGATCGATCTCGATCCCGGTGAGATCGCGAGGAGGCTGCAGATTGCACGGACCAGCATCTCATCGGAAGCGCTGTCGTTGCGACTGCCGTTCCGGCAGCGTCGCCGTGGCGTCGAGAACCGGCTGGTCATCGGTGCTGGACAACCCGCCAGAGATGACATCCTGATCTCCAATATTGCGCGGGCATCAGCCTGGCGTGAAGCTCTGTGCATGGGCGAGGACCTTGCCACCATTGCCGCCCGAGACGGCATTGCCGTAAACTATCTCGGCGCGATGCTGAACTTTGCGTTCCTGTCACCAAAGCTTGTTCGCCTGATCCTCGAAGGTCGCCAACCGCCGATCCTAACTACGAACTGGATCCGCCGTCACGGCCTTCCGGCCTCCTGGGCCGAACAGGACAATATCCTCGCGCAGCTCTGA
- a CDS encoding DUF2924 domain-containing protein: protein MDHAACTEALAAVPGITLPSRLRVQTLRRLLAYEIQARALGGLSPKEQRALKAIAGGKSAGDVGAATPSTGTHLVREWNGRTYRVEVTDEGYALDGTTYRSLSAVAKRITGTAWSGPRFFGLAKKRSA from the coding sequence ATGGACCACGCCGCTTGTACCGAAGCGCTGGCGGCCGTGCCGGGGATCACGCTGCCATCTCGCTTACGGGTCCAAACACTGAGACGGTTGCTGGCCTATGAGATCCAGGCGCGGGCTCTTGGCGGGTTGAGCCCGAAAGAACAGCGCGCACTCAAAGCCATTGCCGGAGGCAAGAGCGCCGGTGATGTGGGTGCCGCGACCCCGTCGACTGGCACGCACCTGGTGCGGGAGTGGAATGGCCGGACCTATCGGGTTGAAGTGACAGACGAAGGCTATGCGCTGGATGGCACGACGTACCGCTCGCTCTCTGCTGTAGCCAAACGGATCACCGGCACAGCTTGGTCGGGCCCGCGTTTCTTTGGGTTGGCAAAGAAGCGATCGGCATGA
- a CDS encoding DUF3489 domain-containing protein, with the protein MTTQTGKTTASKSKKARLEGLLGRPRGATVGQLQKALDWQPPTIRAAISRLRKDGTEITLDRSGKTPAYRIDAVS; encoded by the coding sequence ATGACCACGCAAACAGGAAAGACTACGGCGAGCAAATCGAAGAAAGCCCGCCTCGAAGGGCTGCTGGGCCGCCCACGAGGCGCCACTGTCGGGCAGCTCCAGAAGGCGCTGGACTGGCAACCGCCTACCATTAGGGCCGCGATTTCCCGCCTCAGGAAGGACGGAACTGAGATCACCCTCGACCGCAGCGGAAAGACACCGGCCTATCGGATCGACGCCGTCTCATGA
- a CDS encoding DUF5681 domain-containing protein: MSDETDDAAIGYGKPPRHSRFRKGQSGNPRGRPKGKKAGIPYETVLGQMVTLRDGGQERRITAAEAFLLQLSKQGLEGDGAAARASLAAIEEARRRRITSQEPEGISFISVLMVGFNANQALEALRMARKLYRKRPTARMKLEPWIVEAALARLDAPLSPDEQRTVLAATRTPRKVNWPDWWEVGLE; this comes from the coding sequence ATGAGCGACGAGACTGATGACGCCGCGATCGGTTACGGCAAACCACCCCGTCACTCGCGCTTTCGCAAGGGGCAAAGTGGCAATCCCCGGGGGCGGCCCAAAGGAAAGAAGGCCGGTATTCCCTACGAAACTGTATTGGGGCAAATGGTGACTTTGCGTGATGGCGGACAGGAGCGCCGGATCACCGCAGCGGAAGCGTTTCTTCTGCAGCTGTCGAAACAGGGGCTCGAGGGTGATGGTGCGGCGGCACGCGCTAGTCTCGCGGCAATCGAAGAGGCGCGGCGGCGACGGATTACCTCGCAAGAGCCGGAGGGGATCAGCTTCATTTCGGTTCTGATGGTCGGATTTAACGCCAACCAGGCATTGGAGGCGCTCCGCATGGCACGAAAACTTTACCGCAAAAGACCGACGGCACGAATGAAACTGGAACCCTGGATCGTCGAAGCGGCCCTTGCTCGACTTGATGCCCCCCTTTCGCCGGACGAGCAGCGCACTGTTCTGGCAGCGACACGAACACCCAGGAAAGTGAACTGGCCGGACTGGTGGGAGGTTGGTTTGGAATAG
- a CDS encoding DUF5681 domain-containing protein → MRDKKPTSASASGRFQKGQSGNPKGRPRKSKTPEARKSAFDVIVDRKLTVMKDGVQHELSVEEALLHKTYQQAIAGSRAARRAVLKMILKREQALAEKAPAKQGKIEFGIEHDPENANDALVILGIARRYSEGPEDQYDRLKLEPWAVQAALRRRRGGSKLTEKEIGEIKRTTWDPETLIWPRGTRP, encoded by the coding sequence ATGAGAGACAAAAAGCCCACGAGCGCGTCGGCTTCTGGCCGCTTTCAGAAAGGCCAAAGCGGCAATCCGAAGGGTCGGCCACGCAAAAGCAAGACGCCCGAGGCGCGCAAGTCCGCCTTCGACGTCATCGTCGACCGCAAACTGACCGTCATGAAGGACGGCGTTCAGCATGAATTATCGGTGGAAGAAGCGCTTCTGCACAAGACGTATCAGCAGGCGATTGCGGGGAGTCGGGCCGCGCGCCGCGCGGTTCTGAAGATGATTCTGAAACGCGAGCAGGCTCTCGCCGAGAAAGCGCCTGCAAAACAGGGCAAGATCGAGTTTGGTATCGAACATGACCCGGAGAATGCCAACGATGCGCTTGTCATCCTCGGTATCGCACGTCGCTACTCTGAGGGGCCTGAGGATCAGTACGATCGTTTAAAGCTCGAACCCTGGGCCGTGCAGGCAGCATTGCGGCGTCGCCGCGGTGGCTCGAAGCTGACCGAGAAGGAGATCGGGGAGATAAAGCGGACGACCTGGGATCCCGAGACGCTCATCTGGCCACGCGGAACGCGACCATGA
- a CDS encoding site-specific DNA-methyltransferase, with amino-acid sequence MRKAPQHIDTDHDPRPLQVVYRPLSELIPDKRNARTHPKRQIEQLKSAITSFGFTNPVLIDEAALLIAGHGRLRAAKELGMAEVPTITLAGLGDAEKRALRLADNKIALGAGWDMDLLKLELGELAELDVDLDLTLTGFSTGEIDGLLNDVSDVDGDAIPAVPSNPKTRPGDIWQLGGHRVGCGDARDRDFLRAVIGDVEIDTAFLDPPYNVQVNGHVNAKGRHREFAMASGEMTTAEFRAFLSKTLEACATVSRSGAVHFVCMDWRHMDDLSVAGQGAYGDLLNVCIWNKSNAGMGSLYRSKHEMVFVYRVGSEAHLNNVELGRHGRHRTNVWDYASVNSMKGSRREDLELHPTVKPIGLVADAICDVTKRGDHVLDVFLGSGTTLLAAERTDRHFRGLDIDPAYVDVALERWQTMTGKQPALVTI; translated from the coding sequence ATGAGAAAAGCTCCGCAACATATTGATACTGATCATGACCCCCGGCCGCTGCAGGTTGTCTACAGACCGTTATCCGAACTCATTCCGGACAAAAGGAATGCCCGTACCCATCCAAAGCGCCAGATCGAGCAGCTCAAGTCCGCCATTACATCCTTCGGTTTCACAAATCCGGTCCTGATCGACGAGGCCGCTTTGTTGATCGCAGGACACGGGCGTTTGAGAGCGGCGAAGGAACTGGGAATGGCGGAGGTGCCGACAATCACCCTGGCTGGGCTCGGTGATGCCGAGAAACGCGCGCTTCGGCTGGCGGACAACAAGATCGCACTTGGCGCTGGCTGGGATATGGACTTGCTGAAGCTGGAGCTTGGTGAACTGGCCGAGCTTGACGTCGATCTCGATCTGACGCTGACCGGCTTCTCGACCGGTGAGATTGATGGTCTTCTGAACGATGTGTCGGACGTGGACGGAGATGCAATACCCGCAGTCCCGTCCAATCCGAAGACACGCCCCGGAGATATCTGGCAACTGGGGGGGCACAGGGTTGGGTGTGGCGATGCCCGCGACAGGGATTTCCTGCGTGCTGTAATTGGCGACGTGGAGATCGATACGGCGTTTCTCGATCCGCCCTACAATGTGCAGGTCAACGGACACGTGAATGCAAAGGGACGGCATCGGGAGTTTGCCATGGCGTCCGGCGAGATGACGACAGCGGAGTTTCGGGCCTTCCTTTCCAAAACGCTTGAAGCCTGCGCAACAGTGTCTCGTTCAGGGGCTGTACATTTTGTGTGCATGGACTGGCGGCACATGGATGATCTGTCCGTGGCAGGGCAGGGGGCGTATGGCGACCTGCTGAATGTCTGTATCTGGAACAAGTCCAATGCTGGCATGGGATCCCTTTATCGCTCAAAGCATGAGATGGTGTTTGTCTACCGGGTGGGATCGGAAGCGCATCTGAACAATGTGGAGCTTGGGCGCCATGGGCGTCACCGGACGAATGTGTGGGACTATGCGTCTGTCAATTCGATGAAGGGCAGCCGCCGGGAGGACCTTGAGCTTCACCCGACGGTCAAGCCCATCGGCCTCGTCGCTGATGCGATCTGCGACGTAACGAAGCGTGGAGATCACGTTCTGGACGTCTTCCTCGGATCGGGAACGACATTGCTGGCTGCAGAGCGGACGGACCGGCACTTCCGGGGACTGGATATCGATCCGGCCTATGTCGACGTTGCACTGGAACGCTGGCAGACAATGACCGGTAAGCAGCCCGCTTTGGTGACGATATGA
- a CDS encoding Hint domain-containing protein translates to MSNNNTDVSALLERVISQAPTPVQSSRPQPSAGAMGNADLLPDDEREWWLPGICGQTRVTTNFGQVPAQLLRVGDRVRTRSGHYLAIKKIRVTKLDCQFIEQRPDARPVLIPRGCLKQNLPSQDILLSPAQTVTFFATHTASKAIRAKDLARSSQAVDKTLGMVAYYELHLAAEDDVCCEGVWVKSAGLK, encoded by the coding sequence ATGTCGAACAATAACACCGATGTATCCGCACTGCTTGAACGCGTTATTTCGCAGGCGCCCACTCCGGTGCAAAGCAGCAGACCGCAGCCTTCGGCAGGGGCGATGGGGAACGCCGATCTGCTGCCTGACGACGAACGTGAGTGGTGGCTTCCCGGTATTTGCGGTCAGACACGCGTTACGACGAATTTCGGCCAGGTCCCGGCGCAACTGCTACGTGTGGGCGACCGTGTCAGGACGCGGTCCGGGCACTACCTGGCGATCAAAAAAATCCGTGTGACCAAGCTGGATTGTCAATTCATCGAGCAACGGCCCGATGCCAGGCCGGTTCTGATACCGCGGGGATGCCTGAAGCAAAACCTGCCTTCACAAGACATTCTCCTCTCACCCGCGCAGACTGTCACATTCTTTGCGACACATACCGCGTCGAAAGCGATCCGCGCAAAGGATCTGGCGCGAAGCTCTCAGGCGGTCGACAAAACCCTTGGGATGGTTGCCTACTATGAGCTCCACCTGGCGGCTGAGGACGACGTGTGCTGCGAAGGCGTTTGGGTGAAATCTGCAGGCCTCAAATAG
- a CDS encoding proton-conducting transporter membrane subunit produces MLSLSFIAPCILLALAVMAWRQPGRRPGRLPRLAEYASLAALAAAILGIVQFMAVGPVTLSALQGAVALTLKADLISVTLSLLVAFIGWVVIRYSRTYLDGETQEGRFHALMLATLAAVLVFVQSGSLGLLLLSTVLVGLGLRRLLLFYGERPEARRAATKFALVWHGADAALVLAAGLLIASYGTADLAGIAAAAAQTGLTLTASLAVALIVLAAALKTAAFPLHGWLTEVMEAPTPVSALLHAGIINSGGVLLIAFAGLVQLSAGAMAALVMIGGFTALFGAAVMLTQSAVKTSLAWSTVSQMGFLLLQCGLGLWALALLHIVAHSLYKAHAFLSSGGAVQAVAGLRRPGAIAVPNVGAVLKSFALALVLYTVIAGGFTVLSGPKTAQALALGAILIFGVAYLMAQGMADLAPTDLTRRTALTSLGAAVAYFAFQATAQLIWGPALPAAPVPGPLEWALIILAVASFGLVAFAQSLFPLWAHHPSTAGLRVHLANGFYLNALLDRAIGGFRSAKTN; encoded by the coding sequence ATGCTTTCACTTTCGTTCATTGCCCCCTGCATTCTGCTTGCGCTCGCCGTGATGGCCTGGCGCCAGCCCGGTCGCAGACCCGGCAGATTGCCACGTCTTGCGGAATACGCCTCTCTTGCCGCTCTTGCTGCGGCTATCCTTGGCATCGTCCAGTTCATGGCGGTTGGCCCGGTCACGCTGAGCGCTCTGCAAGGGGCGGTGGCTCTCACGCTCAAGGCCGACCTGATCAGCGTCACCCTGTCCCTTCTCGTGGCCTTCATCGGCTGGGTGGTGATCCGCTACAGCCGCACCTATCTGGACGGCGAGACGCAGGAAGGGCGGTTTCACGCGCTGATGCTTGCCACGCTGGCCGCGGTTCTTGTCTTTGTACAATCCGGGAGTCTCGGGCTTCTGCTTCTGTCGACCGTCCTGGTGGGGCTCGGTCTCAGGCGCCTGCTTCTGTTTTATGGAGAACGGCCGGAGGCACGCCGGGCGGCCACGAAATTCGCACTTGTCTGGCATGGTGCCGATGCCGCGCTGGTGTTGGCGGCAGGCCTGCTGATTGCAAGCTATGGCACGGCCGATCTGGCCGGGATTGCGGCGGCGGCGGCGCAAACGGGCCTGACCCTGACCGCATCGCTGGCGGTCGCGCTGATCGTCCTCGCCGCGGCGCTGAAAACGGCGGCCTTTCCGCTCCACGGATGGCTGACCGAGGTCATGGAGGCCCCGACGCCGGTTTCCGCGCTTCTGCATGCCGGTATCATCAATTCGGGCGGCGTTCTGCTGATCGCGTTCGCGGGGCTTGTGCAACTCAGCGCCGGAGCGATGGCCGCCCTTGTCATGATCGGCGGCTTCACCGCCCTTTTCGGCGCGGCTGTGATGCTCACGCAGAGCGCGGTCAAGACATCGCTGGCCTGGTCAACGGTCTCACAAATGGGGTTCTTGTTGCTGCAATGCGGCCTTGGGCTCTGGGCGCTGGCGCTTTTGCACATCGTTGCCCACTCGCTTTACAAGGCGCATGCGTTCCTGTCTTCGGGTGGCGCGGTACAGGCCGTGGCGGGCCTGCGCCGTCCCGGAGCGATCGCGGTTCCCAATGTGGGCGCGGTGCTCAAATCCTTCGCTCTTGCGCTGGTGCTCTATACGGTGATCGCGGGGGGCTTTACCGTCCTCAGCGGGCCAAAGACGGCACAGGCGCTCGCCCTTGGCGCGATCCTCATCTTCGGCGTCGCGTATCTGATGGCACAGGGCATGGCCGATCTTGCGCCGACCGACCTGACCAGACGCACCGCGCTGACATCGCTTGGCGCAGCCGTGGCGTATTTCGCCTTTCAGGCCACGGCGCAGCTCATCTGGGGCCCGGCCTTGCCCGCGGCACCTGTCCCCGGGCCGCTTGAATGGGCGCTCATCATTCTTGCTGTCGCGTCCTTCGGGCTTGTCGCCTTCGCACAATCGCTCTTTCCGCTCTGGGCACATCACCCCTCAACCGCAGGGCTGCGCGTGCATCTGGCGAATGGGTTTTACCTGAATGCCCTGCTTGACCGCGCAATCGGCGGTTTCCGCAGCGCGAAAACAAACTGA
- a CDS encoding YbcC family protein — MFLKHSQIAPSLMSAVLKAAEDAARRIPPAFPLEATVAVNPFLGQTGEDLATASARLRRVAGSQATQPAAAYAAMIAEGRLSDADLQAALDAASSPLKPQDLKALKAIATEAEPGTPTALPTVADLAAAETGVDWPSIIEKTIGLWAAGQFDRGQALWSPAPVPDSFAAWRAWATHDLTPEIAGLSGFCAHVASAPDTADRAIFRAAEALGLDDAAAETAFHRLYMDLGGWSQHARWLLWNAELAGGADRTLADLLAIRLIWEEALLSHVPEISEKWAGTVAAHGAPVTATPEDVALAILQEAAERAHQRQLLAGLDGGANTTDRPALQAAFCIDVRSEVFRRALESVDPSIETIGFAGFFGLPLAHKAKGSDVVEAHLPVLLTPGVETTSHADPKDEQDTRIAARASRAWGRFRQAAVSSFAFVEAAGPLYAGKLVKDALGQGRKAAKPDPAPQVIGGLDAKAKTETAAAVLGAMSLTRGHGEIVLLLGHGGQVTNNPHESAYHCGACGGYTGEVSARLLAGLLNDPETRTGLVGHGITVPDDTIFVAGLHDTTTDEITIYDDGLPVARLGDIRRMERWLAQAGKIARAERAPALPGATPATVAHRAVNWAEVRPEWGLAGCAAFIAAPRAATAGKDLGGRAFLHSYDWSADEGFGTLELIITAPVVVASWISLQYYGSSVMPDVFGGGNKLIHNVVGGIGVIEGNSGRLRPGLPWQAVHDGERLMHDPLRLSVMIEAPRDAIIDVLERHPEVRDLFDNGWLHLFTLKEGKVDARYRPGLQWTDIGEGPAA, encoded by the coding sequence ATGTTTCTGAAACATTCGCAAATCGCCCCGTCACTGATGTCCGCGGTCCTGAAAGCTGCCGAAGATGCCGCGCGGCGCATCCCACCCGCTTTTCCGCTTGAGGCAACCGTTGCCGTGAATCCGTTTCTCGGGCAGACCGGCGAAGACCTCGCAACCGCCTCGGCGCGGCTTCGGCGCGTCGCGGGCTCGCAGGCGACACAACCCGCCGCGGCTTATGCCGCAATGATCGCAGAAGGACGCCTCAGCGATGCGGATCTCCAGGCGGCGCTGGATGCGGCAAGCTCCCCACTCAAACCGCAGGATCTGAAGGCACTGAAGGCGATAGCGACCGAGGCAGAGCCCGGCACCCCGACCGCCCTGCCGACCGTGGCGGACCTTGCCGCCGCTGAAACCGGTGTGGACTGGCCCTCGATCATCGAAAAAACCATCGGCCTTTGGGCCGCAGGACAGTTCGACCGGGGACAGGCGCTCTGGTCTCCGGCGCCGGTGCCGGACAGCTTTGCCGCATGGCGGGCCTGGGCGACCCATGACCTGACGCCCGAGATTGCCGGGCTGAGCGGGTTCTGCGCGCATGTGGCCTCTGCGCCGGACACAGCGGATCGCGCGATTTTCCGCGCGGCAGAGGCGCTCGGCCTTGATGATGCCGCCGCCGAAACGGCGTTCCATCGCCTTTACATGGATCTTGGGGGCTGGTCGCAGCACGCGCGCTGGCTTCTGTGGAATGCCGAACTGGCCGGCGGGGCGGACCGGACACTGGCCGACCTTCTGGCCATCCGGCTGATCTGGGAAGAGGCGCTTCTGAGTCATGTGCCGGAAATCTCGGAAAAATGGGCCGGAACCGTGGCGGCCCATGGCGCACCGGTGACCGCGACACCCGAAGATGTGGCCCTTGCGATCCTGCAGGAGGCGGCAGAGCGCGCGCATCAGCGCCAGCTTCTTGCGGGGCTCGACGGGGGGGCCAACACCACGGACCGGCCCGCCCTGCAGGCGGCGTTCTGCATCGACGTGCGCTCCGAGGTGTTCCGGCGGGCACTGGAAAGTGTCGACCCGTCGATCGAGACGATCGGCTTTGCAGGGTTCTTCGGCCTGCCCCTGGCCCATAAGGCAAAGGGGTCGGATGTGGTCGAAGCACATCTGCCGGTGCTGCTGACCCCGGGCGTCGAGACCACGAGCCACGCAGACCCCAAAGACGAGCAGGACACACGGATTGCAGCGCGCGCCTCACGGGCCTGGGGGCGGTTCCGTCAGGCGGCGGTGTCGTCCTTTGCCTTTGTCGAAGCGGCCGGACCGCTCTATGCCGGAAAACTTGTCAAAGACGCCCTGGGTCAGGGGCGCAAGGCGGCGAAGCCCGACCCTGCGCCACAGGTGATCGGTGGTCTGGATGCCAAAGCCAAGACCGAAACGGCAGCGGCTGTTCTGGGCGCGATGAGCCTGACCAGGGGACATGGCGAGATCGTCCTGCTTTTGGGGCATGGCGGGCAGGTGACGAACAACCCGCACGAAAGCGCGTATCACTGCGGCGCCTGCGGCGGTTACACCGGAGAGGTATCCGCGCGGTTGCTGGCCGGTCTGCTCAACGACCCCGAAACCCGGACCGGCCTTGTCGGCCACGGGATCACGGTGCCGGATGACACGATCTTTGTCGCCGGTTTGCATGACACGACGACGGACGAAATCACGATCTATGACGACGGTCTGCCGGTTGCCCGGTTGGGCGATATCCGCCGGATGGAACGCTGGCTGGCGCAGGCGGGCAAGATTGCGCGTGCCGAGCGGGCCCCGGCCCTGCCCGGAGCGACCCCGGCAACGGTCGCGCACCGCGCGGTGAACTGGGCCGAAGTGCGCCCGGAATGGGGGCTGGCAGGCTGTGCTGCCTTTATCGCCGCACCGCGCGCGGCCACGGCCGGAAAAGACCTCGGAGGGCGGGCCTTCCTGCACAGCTATGACTGGAGCGCGGATGAGGGCTTTGGCACGCTGGAGCTGATCATCACAGCGCCGGTTGTGGTGGCAAGCTGGATCAGCCTGCAATATTACGGCTCCTCGGTGATGCCGGATGTGTTCGGGGGCGGCAACAAGCTCATTCACAACGTGGTCGGCGGCATCGGCGTGATCGAGGGCAATTCCGGTCGGCTGAGACCGGGCCTGCCCTGGCAGGCGGTGCATGATGGTGAACGGCTGATGCACGACCCGCTTCGGCTCTCGGTGATGATCGAAGCGCCGCGCGACGCGATCATCGACGTGCTTGAGCGTCATCCCGAGGTCCGCGACCTCTTTGACAATGGCTGGCTGCATCTCTTCACGCTGAAAGAGGGCAAGGTCGATGCGCGGTATCGGCCCGGGTTGCAATGGACCGATATTGGGGAAGGCCCGGCCGCATAA